The following are encoded together in the Brassica napus cultivar Da-Ae chromosome A9, Da-Ae, whole genome shotgun sequence genome:
- the LOC106368079 gene encoding pre-rRNA-processing protein ESF2, whose translation MQSEESHELANEVSTKEESKETMKSQKADRKKKKLKEKLLKEATKAVNRGVCYLSRIPPHMDHVRLRQILSQFGEIDRIYLAPEDPEAQVHRKKAGGFRGQLFSEGWVEFAKKSIAKRVADMLNGEQIGGKKKSAIYYDIWNIKYLSKFKWDDLTDEIAYKSAIREQKLNMVLSAAKREKDFYLSKVEKSRAMTEIDERMKKKRKIQEESGSNAEPAQVFPPRVVRQFRQKTAIKNEVSQSKPGLSTDVLASVFGGS comes from the exons ATGCAGAGTGAGGAGTCTCACGAGCTTGCGAATGAAGTATCCACCAAGGAGGAGAgtaaggaaacaatgaagagTCAAAAGGCggatagaaagaaaaagaagctgAAAGAGAAGCTGCTCAAGGAAGCTACTAAGGCTGTCAATCGAGGAGTCTGCTACTTGAGCCGCATCCCGCCACACATGGATCACGTTAGACTTCGCCAGATCCTCTCTCAGTTTGGTGAAATTGATAGGATTTATCTTGCACCTGAAG ATCCTGAAGCACAAGTTCACCGTAAGAAGGCTGGTGGATTTCGTGGCCAACTGTTTTCTGAAGG GTGGGTTGAGTTTGCTAAGAAAAGCATAGCTAAGAGAGTCGCAGATATGCTTAATGGAGAACAAATAG GGGGAAAGAAGAAGTCAGCTATATACTATGATATTTGGAACATCAAGTACTTGTCCAAATTCAAATGGGATGATCTCACCGATGAAATTG CATACAAAAGTGCAATAAGGGAACAGAAACTGAATATGGTATTGTCTGCTGCTAAGAGAGAGAAGGACTTTTATCTCTCTAAAGTGGAGAAGTCTCGTGCCATGACCGAGATCGATGAACGAATGAAGAAG AAGCGAAAGATACAGGAAGAATCAGGCAGCAACGCTGAACCAGCACAAGTCTTCCCGCCTAGGGTGGTTCGTCAGTTTAGACAGAAGACAGCAATCAAAAATGAGGTGTCTCAGAGCAAACCTGGACTCTCCACAGATGTCCTAGCATCG GTTTTCGGCGGTTCTTAA
- the LOC106368077 gene encoding F-box protein At3g56470-like yields the protein MESTRNCKLGSSNAKDQTLLDFPYDLLQLVVSHLPLKDNIRASTVSKTWQQACLSVRVPDRPPWLIYFSKTEESSCELYDPSTQKRYYLSFPELSGSRVCHSNEGWLLMYNPNSFQLFFFNPFTRDRIPLPPLWMAYDQRMAFSCAPTSSNCLLFTVTNVTLHNITVKTCYPNAEEWNTFVFKNQLPVSTFEQIVFSNGVFYCFTNTGHLSIFDPSSSSWNVLLSGQPLKKHHGSNGCFMTQHQGEIFLIYMFSHMNPTVLRLDSTSCEWTERKTLGELTIYASGLCSETRAEQKQPSGVRNCLCLSVFHGFKRSCIYYEVDEESVVSLKWKKSDPYANIWIMPLLNPILNQLL from the exons ATGGAGTCCACAAGAAACTGCAAGCTTGGATC GTCAAACGCAAAGGACCAAACACTCTTAGACTTTCCTTATGATCTCTTACAACTTGTAGTTTCCCATCTTCCACTGAAAGACAACATCCGCGCTTCTACTGTCTCCAAAACATGGCAACAAGCTTGTCTTTCCGTTAGAGTTCCAGATAGACCTCCTTGGCTCATCTACTTTTCGAAAACAGAGGAGTCATCATGTGAACTCTATGACCCATCAACGCAGAAAAGGTACTACCTCTCGTTTCCTGAGCTCTCTGGTTCTCGTGTATGTCACTCCAACGAAGGTTGGTTACTCATGTACAATCCCAACTCGTttcaactcttcttcttcaacccgTTTACTCGTGATCGCATCCCCTTGCCGCCGCTCTGGATGGCTTATGATCAGAGAATGGCTTTCTCTTGTGCTCCTACATCAAGTAACTGTCTCTTGTTCACTGTCACTAATGTCACTCTACATAACATCACCGTCAAGACATGTTATCCTAATGCTGAAGAGTGGAACACGTTTGTGTTCAAGAATCAGTTACCGGTTAGTACTTTCGAGCAGATTGTTTTCTCCAACGGTGTTTTCTACTGCTTCACAAACACTGGCCACTTATCGATCTTTGACCCGTCTTCAAGTTCTTGGAACGTTCTTCTTTCCGGACAACCTCTTAAAAAACATCATGGAAGCAACGGATGTTTCATGACACAGCACCAAGGAGAGATCTTTCTCATATACATGTTCAGCCACATGAACCCAACTGTGCTTAGACTTGACTCTACAAGCTGTGAATGGACTGAGAGGAAAACACTGGGAGAGTTGACAATCTACGCTAGTGGTTTGTGTTCTGAAACTAGAGCTGAGCAGAAGCAGCCAAGTGGAGTAAGGAACTGTTTGTGTCTCTCGGTGTTCCATGGATTCAAGAGGAGTTGTATATACTATGAGGTTGATGAAGAGAGTGTGGTTTCCTTGAAGTGGAAAAAGTCTGACCCCTATGCGAATATTTGGATCATGCCACTCTTAAACCCTATACTTAATCAACTTCTCTAA
- the LOC106368081 gene encoding adenylylsulfatase HINT1 yields MSHRVAIFSSHISPVSAVMASEKEAALSATPSDAPTIFDKIISKEIPSTVVYEDDKVLAFRDITPQGPVHILLIPKVRDGLTGLSKAEERHIDILGRLLYTAKLVAKQEGLDEGFRIVINDGPQGCQSVYHIHVHLIGGRQMNWPPG; encoded by the exons ATGAGCCACCGTGTTGCGATTTTCTCTTCTCATATATCTCCCGTCTCCGCCGTCATGGCTTCCGAGAAAGAGGCTGCTCTATCCGCTACTCCTTCCGATGCTCCGACCAT ATTTGACAAGATAATCAGCAAAGAGATTCCATCCACTGTGGTTTATGAGGATGACAAG GTTTTAGCATTTAGGGACATAACGCCCCAGGGTCCTGTTCACATACTCCTCATCCCAAAAGTGAGAGATGGCTTAACTGGCCTCTCTAAG GCTGAGGAGAGGCACATTGACATCTTGGGCCGCCTTCTCTACACTGCCAAGCTTGTAGCAAAACAAGAAGGCCTAGATGAAGGTTTCAGAATTGTGATCAATGATGGTCCACAAGGCT GCCAATCGGTGTATCATATTCATGTTCATCTCATTGGAGGACGCCAAATGAACTGGCCTCCTGGCTAA
- the LOC106368075 gene encoding stomatal closure-related actin-binding protein 3 yields MTKVCPEIEDMTLPEPVTTVSADVSFASNHFPSYKLGPDNQIVEEPKEDDKGPSVQDTVEKESELLSDQHKRLSVRDLASKFDKNLAAAVTLADEAKLKEAASLEGHVMLKKLRDALEYMRGRMDGQNKEDVEKAISMVEALAVKLTQNEGELIQEKFEVKKLGNFLKQASEDAKKLVNHEKSFACAEIESARAVVLKLGEAFEEQERSSEASRAQGPDVEKLVEEVQEARQIKRMHHPTKVMGMQHELHGLRSRLQEKYLNSIKLHQEIKRVEESKSCPFVLEGTQSLGSCLRIHVSSDDAIDLSNCSIQWYRAACETSRREPISGANQSVYAPEPFDVGRILQADILSNGQKVTVTTDGPIDPDSCLQSRVESLMRKSKSEFNVVISQMNGQDYASRTHVFTVGKTRIKLSRGWITKAREIYSTSMQLCGVRGNIKAPARALFWQPRKSLTFILTFESEQERNTAIVLARKYAFDCNVTLLGPDD; encoded by the exons ATGACGAAAGTGTGTCCTGAGATCGAAGACATGACATTACCAGAACCAGTTACTACAGTATCAGCAGATGTGAGCTTTGCTTCTAATCATTTTCCATCCTACAAACTAGGACCTGATAACCAGATAGTAGAAGAACCAAAAGAAGATGATAAAGGTCCATCAGTTCAAGACACTGTCGAGAAAGAGAGCGAGTTGTTGTCTGATCAGCACAAGCGTCTCTCAGTGCGTGACCTCGCTAGTAAATTTGACAAGAACTTGGCTGCAGCTGTTACTTTGGCTGATGAG GCGAAATTAAAAGAAGCGGCTTCTTTAGAAGGACATGTTATGTTGAAGAAGCTAAGGGATGCTTTAGAGTACATGAGAGGACGCATGGATGGACAAAACAAGGAAGATGTGGAGAAAGCTATCTCTATG GTTGAAGCACTAGCTGTAAAGTTAACTCAGAATGAAGGTGAACTGATTCAAGAAAAGTTTGAAGTGAAGAAACTTGGAAACTTCCTCAAGCAG GCATCAGAAGATGCAAAGAAGCTGGTAAACCATGAAAAATCATTTGCTTGTGCTGAGATTGAAAGTGCGAGAGCCGTTGTGCTTAAACTTGGAGAGGCATTTGAAGAACAGGAGCGAAGTTCTGAAGCTTCTAGAGCTCAGGGACCT GATGTGGAGAAACTGGTTGAGGAAGTCCAGGAAGCTAGACAGATCAAACGTATGCATCACCCAACAAAG GTGATGGGCATGCAACATGAGCTTCATGGTTTAAGAAGTCGACTCCAAGAGAAATATTTGAATTCTATTAAACTTCATCAAGAG ATCAAGAGAGTTGAGGAATCAAAGTCGTGTCCATTTGTTCTGGAAGGCACACAAAGTCTCGGCTCTTGCTTAAGAATCCACGTCTCCTCAGATGATGCTATAGATCTTTCAAACTGTTCAATCCAGTGGTACCGTGCAGCGTGTGAAACAAGTAGAAGGGAACCTATATCTG GTGCAAACCAATCAGTATATGCTCCAGAACCATTTGATGTTGGGAGGATATTACAGGCAGACATTCTCTCAAACGGACAGAAAGTCACTGTTACAACAGATGGTCCAATTGATCCTG ATTCTTGCTTGCAATCCCGCGTAGAGTCTCTGATGCGAAAATCAAAGAGTGAATTCAAT GTGGTTATATCACAGATGAATGGACAAGACTATGCATCTAGAACTCATGTCTTTACCGTTGGAAAGACAAGGATAAAGTTGTCTCGAGGATGGATCACAAAGGCGAGAGAAATATACTCAACATCCATGCAG CTCTGTGGAGTTAGAGGCAACATCAAGGCTCCTGCAAGAGCATTGTTCTGGCAACCAAGAAAGAGTCTAACTTTCATACTAACCTTTGAGTCAGAACAAGAACGTAACACAGCCATAGTCCTTGCTCGAAAATACGCTTTTGATTGCAAT GTTACACTGCTTGGGCCAGATGATTAA
- the LOC106368074 gene encoding ribosomal lysine N-methyltransferase 3: MASRRLIAFKKWMKANGVDCSDALDLLEDQNDAVSVKASRDLKEGDVVANISKTACLTVKTSGAREMIESAELDGPLALSVAIMYERGLGEESPWAGYLQILPFQEDLPLVWPLEDLDSLLSGTEIHKDVKKDHGLVYEDWEENIVPLTSLLPENVDPGSFGIKEYLAAKSLIASRSFEIDDYHGWGMVPLADLFNHKTGEEDVHFTAELPHSESDSEVDESDNSDAASEATDEEDEPSGKNSTSPEQSLEGENTDEEAKEQEEEDSSVLQDDVSSLEMIMVKNVPAGAEVYNTYGLIGNAALLHRYGFTELDNLYNIVNIDLDLVTEWSTSSFTTLYTRARLSLFKKLGYNSEYFEVSPTGEPETELLMLLNILLLPDNTYNKLDQTGDCVSKEGREITIGKHKVVFGESCSSDVLLTDGVCEALLAIVDKRESLYGTSSSFEEDVARVESCVLPRDRRLYHSLMLRVSERRILEKLRSNVRERLGEVSGGKRRKKMNSKILARA; this comes from the exons ATGGCTTCAAg GAGGTTAATTGCATTCAAGAAATGGATGAAAGCAAACGGAGTCGATTGCAGCGACGCTCTCGACCTCCTCGAGGACCAAAACGACGCCGTATCCGTCAAAGCCTCACGTGACTTGAAGGAAGGAGACGTCGTCGCCAACATCTCCAAAACTGCTTGTCTCACCGTTAAAACCAGCGGGGCTCGTGAGATGATCGAATCCGCTGAGTTAGATGGACCTTTAGCTCTCTCAGTGGCTATCATGTACGAGAGAGGCTTGGGCGAAGAGTCTCCATGGGCTGGTTACCTTCAGATCCTTCCTTTCCAAGAAGATTTGCCTCTTGTCTGGCCCCTTGAGGACTTGGACTCTCTCTTGTCTGGAACTGAGATTCACAAG GATGTGAAGAAAGACCATGGTCTTGTTTATGAGGATTGGGAAGAGAACATTGTGCCACTTACCTCTTTACTGCCTGAGAATGTTGATCCTGGTTCGTTTGGAATCAAAGAGTATCTTGCGGCCAAGAGCCTAATTGCGTCACGGTCTTTTGAAATCGATGATTACCATGGATGGGGGATGGTCCCTCTCGCAGATCT CTTCAATCATAAAACCGGGGAGGAAGATGTTCATTTCACCGCTGAGTTACCTCACAGTGAATCCGATTCCGAAGTTGATGAATCTGACAACAGTGATGCTGCTAGTGAAGCCACTGATGAAGAAGACGAGCCTTCCGGTAAAAACTCTACCTCCCCTGAGCAATCTCTGGAGGGTGAAAACACTGACGAAGAAGCCaaggaacaagaagaagaagactcttcCGTGTTGCAAGACGATGTATCCAGTTTAGAAATGATCATGGTGAAGAACGTCCCAGCTGGAGCCGAG GTATACAACACATACGGTTTGATAGGCAACGCTGCGTTACTCCACAGATACGGCTTCACAGAACTCGACAATCTCTACAACATTGTAAACATAGATCTCGACCTAGTAACCGAGTGGAGCACATCCTCATTCACAACCCTGTACACTCGAGCCAGACTCTCCTTGTTTAAAAAGCTAGGCTACAACTCAGAGTACTTCGAGGTTTCTCCAACCGGAGAACCCGAAACCGAGCTCCTCATGCTACTCAACATCCTCCTCTTACCAGACAACACATACAACAAACTCGACCAAACAGGAGACTGTGTGTCTAAAGAAGGAAGAGAGATAACCATCGGGAAACACAAGGTCGTGTTTGGAGAGAGTTGCAGCAGTGACGTGCTTCTCACGGATGGTGTCTGTGAGGCTCTTCTTGCTATTGTGgataagagagagagtttgtatGGGACGTCGAGTTCTTTTGAGGAGGATGTTGCTAGGGTGGAGAGCTGTGTTCTTCCGAGAGACAGGAGGTTGTATCATTCCCTTATGTTGCGTGTGAGTGAGAGGAGGATTCTTGAGAAGCTTAGGAGTAATGTTCGTGAGAGACTCGGTGAAGTCTCCGGCGGGAAACGCCGGAAGAAGATGAACTCTAAAATCTTAGCACGTGCGTAA
- the LOC106368078 gene encoding E3 ubiquitin-protein ligase RZF1 — translation MSGRNTHWCHRCQRGVYLRGPDSLCTYCGGGFVEEIDVSPFRAHRDVERGPTYDLMEAFSAFMRSRLAERSHDTGRITASSGGGGGSESFSSIAPFLIFGGQANNTSVEALLNTSPGGIGITRGGNVNAGDYFYGPGLEELIEQLSSGTTHHRGPPPAPKSSIDALPTVKITQKHLKSSDSHCPVCKEEFELKSEAKQMPCKHMYHSECIVPWLVQHNTCPVCRKELPSRGSSSSTERDQNRGSNRRRNVFSSLWPFRSSSSSSTQNRRETSNTATAEEGGQYNNNHHQLHHQQQHEQQSHMGYSGWPFDY, via the coding sequence ATGTCTGGTCGAAACACTCATTGGTGTCACAGATGTCAACGTGGCGTCTACCTTCGCGGTCCAGATTCTCTCTGCACCTATTGTGGAGGAGGGTTTGTCGAAGAAATCGATGTATCTCCCTTTAGAGCTCACAGAGATGTTGAACGTGGTCCAACgtatgatctcatggaagctTTCTCAGCTTTCATGAGAAGCCGCTTAGCCGAAAGAAGCCACGACACGGGAAGAATCACCGCCTCTTCTGGTGGTGGAGGTGGTTCGGAGAGCTTCTCGAGCATAGCTCCTTTCTTGATCTTCGGCGGGCAAGCGAACAACACTTCGGTCGAAGCCTTGCTAAACACTTCCCCTGGTGGTATTGGTATCACTCGTGGCGGCAACGTTAATGCTGGCGACTACTTTTACGGACCAGGTCTTGAAGAATTGATCGAGCAGCTTTCGTCTGGGACTACGCACCATCGTGGTCCACCGCCTGCGCCTAAGTCATCTATCGATGCGTTGCCGACGGTTAAGATCACGCAGAAGCATCTCAAGTCGTCTGACTCTCACTGTCCGGTTTGTAAAGAGGAGTTTGAGTTGAAGTCGGAAGCGAAACAGATGCCGTGTAAACATATGTATCATTCTGAGTGCATTGTTCCGTGGCTGGTTCAGCATAACACGTGTCCGGTGTGTCGTAAAGAGTTGCCGTCGAGAGGGTCGTCTTCAAGCACAGAGAGGGATCAGAATAGAGGCAGCAACAGAAGGAGGAACGTTTTCTCTAGTCTCTGGCCGTTCAGGTCGTCTAGCTCAAGCTCGACGCAGAACCGCAGAGAGACAAGCAACACAGCCACTGCAGAAGAAGGTGGGCAGTATAATAATAATCATCACCAGCTACATCATCAGCAACAACATGAACAGCAGTCACATATGGGTTATAGTGGATGGCCTTTTGactattaa
- the LOC106368073 gene encoding pentatricopeptide repeat-containing protein At3g56550-like, with amino-acid sequence MCEKAGVIVRMLQGCNSMTKLRKIHSHVITSGLQHHPPIFDNLLRFCAVSVTGSLSHALLLFQHFDSDPSTTAWNYLLRGFSVSSTPLSSLLFYNQMLLSTRPDIYTFSFALKACEKLRSVPKCREIHGSVIRSGFHSDNIVSTGLVRCYSATGNIDIAFKVFDEMPVRDLISWNAMISCLSHAGLHHQALSMHKRMENEGVCVDAYTIVALLSSCAHVSALNMGVMLHRKACDVRCEGSVYVGNALIDMYAKGGSLENAVSVFNGMRKRDVTTWNSMIMGYGVHGKGIDAISFFREMVTFGVRPNAITFLGLLLGCSHQGLVKEGAEHFKMMSSEFCLSPNVKHYGCMVDLYGRAGEFDKALEMVHASSCHEDPVLWRTLLGSCKIHRNLELGEVAMKKLVQLKAFNAGDYVLMTSIYSAANDAQGFASMRKLMRSHELRTVPGWSWIEIGDQVHKFVVDDKMHPESALIYSELKEVVRRAVLAGYKPEVSNVTGSGFSDRCLGSAFHSEKLAIAYGLMRTPAGTALRITKNLRVCRDCHSFTKCVSKAFSRDIIVRDRVRFHHFAGGLCSCNDYW; translated from the coding sequence ATGTGCGAGAAAGCTGGAGTGATAGTGAGAATGCTACAAGGCTGCAACAGCATGACCAAGCTCCGTAAGATCCATTCCCACGTCATCACCAGCGGTCTCCAACACCACCCTCCAATCTTCGACAACCTCCTCCGCTTCTGCGCCGTCTCCGTCACCGGCTCTTTATCTCACGCTCTCCTCCTCTTCCAACACTTCGATTCTGATCCATCGACGACGGCTTGGAACTACCTCCTCCGCGGCTTCTCCGTATCGTCAACTCCTCTCTCTTCCCTTCTCTTCTACAATCAAATGCTCCTCTCCACACGCCCCGACATCTACACTTTCAGTTTCGCCCTAAAGGCATGCGAGAAGCTCCGGTCGGTTCCGAAATGTCGGGAGATTCACGGTTCGGTTATCCGGTCTGGTTTCCACTCCGACAACATCGTCTCCACCGGTCTTGTTCGTTGTTACTCTGCGACTGGAAACATTGACATTGCTTTCAAagtgttcgacgaaatgcctGTGAGAGACTTGATCTCTTGGAACGCGATGATCTCTTGCCTTTCTCATGCTGGTTTACACCATCAAGCTCTGAGTATGCACAAACGAATGGAGAACGAAGGTGTGTGCGTCGACGCGTACACGATCGTTGCTCTGTTATCGTCTTGTGCTCATGTAAGCGCTTTGAATATGGGAGTTATGCTACACAGGAAGGCCTGTGATGTTCGGTGTGAGGGAAGTGTATACGTGGGAAACGCTCTTATCGATATGTATGCTAAAGGCGGTAGCCTTGAGAACGCTGTTAGTGTCTTCAATGGGATGCGTAAGAGAGATGTTACAACGTGGAACTCGATGATTATGGGTTATGGAGTTCATGGGAAAGGCATAGATGCCATCTCGTTCTTTAGAGAGATGGTGACTTTTGGGGTTAGACCCAATGCCATTACGTTCCTAGGATTGTTGTTGGGTTGTAGTCATCAAGGTCTGGTGAAAGAAGGAGCTGAGCATTTCAAAATGATGAGTTCTGAGTTTTGTCTGAGCCCTAACGTTAAACACTATGGATGCATGGTGGATCTTTATGGACGAGCAGGGGAGTTCGATAAGGCGCTTGAGATGGTACACGCGTCCTCCTGCCATGAAGATCCTGTGTTGTGGAGAACCCTGCTTGGCTCTTGCAAGATCCACAGGAATTTGGAACTTGGTGAAGTGGCTATGAAGAAGTTGGTGCAGCTCAAGGCTTTCAACGCAGGGGACTATGTGCTTATGACTTCGATATATTCTGCAGCTAATGATGCTCAAGGCTTTGCTAGCATGAGAAAGCTAATGAGAAGTCATGAGTTACGGACAGTTCCAGGTTGGAGTTGGATTGAGATTGGTGATCAAGTTCACAAATTTGTGGTTGATGACAAAATGCATCCGGAGTCTGCACTTATTTACTCAGAACTAAAGGAAGTAGTTCGTCGCGCCGTACTAGCTGGTTACAAGCCAGAGGTGTCAAACGTAACCGGTTCAGGTTTCTCTGATCGGTGTTTAGGATCTGCGTTTCACAGTGAAAAGTTGGCTATTGCTTATGGATTGATGAGAACTCCTGCAGGAACAGCTCTCAGGATCACAAAGAATCTCAGAGTTTGCAGAGATTGTCATTCGTTTACAAAATGTGTGTCGAAAGCATTCAGTAGGGATATTATTGTAAGGGATAGAGTTCGGTTTCATCACTTTGCAGGTGGTCTTTGTTCTTGTAACGACTACTGGTGA